One region of Priestia megaterium genomic DNA includes:
- a CDS encoding segregation/condensation protein A, with protein sequence MEYSVKVDAFEGPLDLLLHLINRFEIDIYDIPVATITEQYMMFIHTMNELQLDVASEYLVMAATLLQIKSKMLLPTYEEDMDEIEMVDEEDPREELMQRLIEYRKFKEAAVELQKLEEDQSHVYTKPPSNVQINAEERTQPQDEGLDISLYDMLSAFQKLMKRKQNKKPMQTKIARQDIPIDKRMSEIVNELKAFKGKKSFYQLFPYQERDHIVVTFLAVLELMKENEIVVEQQHNLDELYVSYRERNEEE encoded by the coding sequence GTGGAGTACAGTGTAAAAGTAGATGCGTTTGAAGGACCTTTAGATCTTCTTCTGCATTTGATTAACCGATTTGAAATTGATATTTACGATATCCCAGTAGCGACAATTACTGAGCAATATATGATGTTTATACATACAATGAATGAGCTTCAGCTAGACGTTGCCAGTGAGTATCTAGTCATGGCAGCAACTTTGCTTCAAATTAAAAGTAAAATGCTTCTGCCTACGTATGAAGAAGATATGGATGAAATTGAAATGGTCGATGAAGAAGATCCGCGTGAAGAATTGATGCAGCGCTTAATTGAATATCGAAAGTTTAAAGAAGCGGCAGTAGAGCTTCAAAAGCTGGAAGAAGACCAAAGTCATGTGTATACAAAACCTCCAAGTAATGTGCAAATAAATGCAGAAGAACGTACGCAGCCTCAGGACGAAGGATTGGATATATCACTGTATGATATGCTAAGTGCTTTTCAAAAGTTAATGAAACGAAAGCAAAACAAAAAGCCTATGCAGACGAAAATAGCAAGACAAGATATTCCAATTGACAAGCGCATGAGTGAAATTGTGAATGAATTAAAAGCCTTTAAAGGGAAAAAAAGTTTTTATCAGCTGTTTCCTTATCAAGAGCGTGATCATATTGTTGTAACGTTTTTAGCTGTGCTGGAATTAATGAAAGAAAATGAAATCGTTGTGGAACAGCAGCACAATCTAGACGAGCTTTATGTATCGTATCGAGAAAGGAATGAAGAGGAATGA
- a CDS encoding D-alanyl-D-alanine carboxypeptidase family protein, translating into MKRSKKSIIYLFIVLLCLSGWPSVSSAAGSVSAHSAILMEQKSGRVLYAKNADQVSRIASITKIMTAILAIESGKINKKVTVSHNAVGVEGSSVYLVEGEKIKLKDLVYGLMLRSGNDAAVAIAEAVGGSEDGFVYLMNKKAEEIGMTNTTFQNPHGLDDHENHRSTAHDMALLMRYAMNNKIFKEISGTKVYRMKHPEEKWDRVWKNKNKLLTTLYAYCTGGKTGYTKLAKRTLVTTATKDGMDLIAVTINAPDDWNDHISMYENAFDKYDMTSLAAKGELADIKDSFYKDQLYIKRNVVYPLTKKEQSSVEVKTTLIQPKKQWEETGKVPNVVGKLDIYRSGETIDSVPIYFEKQAEQQEGFFNRVKRLMFIQSGAKTDG; encoded by the coding sequence ATGAAAAGAAGCAAAAAAAGTATCATCTATCTATTTATTGTATTGCTATGTCTCAGCGGTTGGCCTTCCGTATCATCTGCAGCAGGGAGTGTAAGTGCTCATAGTGCTATTTTGATGGAACAGAAGTCAGGAAGAGTGTTATACGCTAAAAATGCAGATCAAGTTAGCCGAATTGCTAGCATCACAAAAATTATGACAGCAATACTGGCGATTGAATCTGGCAAAATAAATAAAAAAGTTACCGTTAGCCACAACGCAGTTGGCGTTGAAGGTTCTTCTGTGTATTTAGTTGAAGGTGAAAAAATAAAATTAAAAGATTTAGTGTATGGCTTGATGCTTCGCTCAGGTAATGATGCTGCTGTAGCTATCGCAGAAGCCGTTGGAGGAAGCGAAGATGGATTTGTTTATTTGATGAATAAAAAAGCAGAAGAAATTGGCATGACGAATACAACATTTCAAAATCCGCATGGATTAGACGATCATGAAAATCATCGCTCAACAGCGCACGATATGGCTCTGCTTATGCGCTATGCAATGAATAATAAAATTTTCAAAGAGATTTCAGGAACAAAAGTCTATCGAATGAAGCACCCTGAAGAGAAATGGGATCGAGTGTGGAAAAACAAAAATAAACTGCTGACAACACTATATGCATACTGTACTGGCGGAAAAACAGGATATACAAAATTAGCAAAACGAACGCTTGTGACAACTGCTACAAAAGATGGAATGGATTTAATCGCCGTAACGATTAATGCGCCAGATGATTGGAACGATCACATTTCCATGTATGAAAATGCATTTGATAAATATGATATGACCAGTTTAGCTGCAAAAGGCGAATTGGCAGATATAAAAGATTCTTTCTATAAAGATCAGTTGTATATTAAACGAAATGTCGTCTATCCTCTTACAAAGAAAGAACAGAGCTCTGTAGAAGTGAAAACAACGTTAATTCAGCCTAAAAAACAGTGGGAAGAAACAGGGAAAGTTCCTAATGTTGTAGGGAAGCTCGATATTTATAGAAGTGGAGAAACGATTGACAGTGTTCCTATTTATTTCGAAAAGCAGGCCGAGCAGCAAGAAGGTTTCTTTAATCGAGTGAAGCGATTAATGTTTATTCAGTCTGGAGCCAAAACAGATGGTTAA
- the scpB gene encoding SMC-Scp complex subunit ScpB gives MTTNNLHAIIESLLFVSGDEGLSISRLAEIIEKPHEDIQGALESLEQECKSRGVTLVEIGGAYQLVTKKEHAPYIEKLVEAPANQSLSQAALETLAIVAYKQPITRAEIEEIRGVKTERPLQTLIGKVLLKEVGRAEGAGRAILYGTTKEFLGYFGLKSIEELPPLPEDLLQEGTDQEADLFFQSFQEMK, from the coding sequence ATGACAACGAATAATTTACATGCTATTATTGAGAGCTTACTTTTTGTTTCTGGTGATGAAGGTCTGTCTATTAGCCGGTTAGCTGAGATTATAGAAAAGCCTCATGAAGACATTCAAGGTGCTTTGGAAAGCTTAGAGCAAGAGTGTAAGTCCAGAGGAGTTACACTTGTTGAAATAGGCGGGGCCTATCAGCTTGTTACAAAAAAAGAGCATGCACCATATATTGAGAAGCTCGTAGAAGCTCCTGCTAATCAATCATTGTCACAAGCAGCGCTTGAAACGTTAGCTATTGTAGCTTATAAGCAGCCAATTACAAGAGCTGAAATCGAAGAGATTCGCGGAGTGAAAACGGAAAGACCTCTTCAAACTTTAATTGGAAAGGTTCTGTTAAAAGAAGTGGGACGAGCGGAAGGCGCAGGGCGTGCCATCTTATACGGAACGACAAAAGAATTTTTAGGCTATTTTGGGCTTAAAAGTATCGAAGAGCTGCCGCCGCTTCCAGAAGATTTGTTACAAGAAGGAACCGATCAAGAGGCAGATTTATTTTTTCAATCGTTTCAAGAAATGAAGTGA
- a CDS encoding peptidylprolyl isomerase — protein sequence MKKASILMENGEKILIDLFPNEAPGTVENFEKLANEGFYNGVTFHRVIPGFVSQGGDPTGTGAGGPGYSIKCETEGNPHKHEAGSLSMAHAGKDTGGSQFFLVHEPQPHLNGVHTVFGKVTEGLDTVLKMKNGDVMKEVKVWEE from the coding sequence ATGAAAAAAGCAAGTATTTTAATGGAAAATGGTGAAAAAATTCTAATCGATTTATTTCCGAACGAAGCACCAGGAACAGTAGAAAACTTTGAAAAGTTAGCTAATGAAGGATTCTACAACGGCGTAACGTTCCACCGCGTTATCCCTGGATTTGTTTCTCAAGGAGGAGACCCAACTGGTACAGGTGCTGGCGGCCCTGGCTATTCAATTAAATGTGAAACAGAAGGAAACCCTCACAAACACGAAGCGGGTTCTCTATCAATGGCGCATGCTGGTAAAGACACAGGCGGCAGTCAGTTCTTTCTTGTTCATGAGCCACAGCCTCATTTGAACGGTGTTCACACTGTATTTGGAAAAGTAACAGAAGGACTTGATACAGTGTTGAAAATGAAAAATGGCGACGTAATGAAAGAAGTAAAAGTCTGGGAAGAATAA
- a CDS encoding GNAT family N-acetyltransferase — protein sequence MLIRYKRNYEKIAMGLLSFVPTEKDLKKLQQTMKEYEQNEHWQLYLWKQEEDIIGIVGISMLDKSLIEVQHVSVNPSHRQQGIGKKMIKALKEMYTTAQIKPSEIIAPFYEKCQADE from the coding sequence ATGCTTATTCGCTATAAACGAAACTATGAAAAAATTGCCATGGGTCTTCTATCGTTTGTACCTACGGAAAAAGATTTAAAAAAACTTCAACAAACGATGAAAGAATATGAGCAAAACGAACATTGGCAGCTGTATCTTTGGAAGCAAGAAGAAGATATTATTGGAATTGTTGGCATTTCCATGCTCGATAAAAGTTTGATTGAGGTTCAACACGTCAGTGTAAACCCTTCACACCGCCAACAGGGCATTGGCAAAAAAATGATTAAAGCTCTTAAAGAAATGTATACGACTGCACAAATTAAGCCGAGTGAAATCATCGCTCCTTTTTATGAAAAGTGTCAGGCGGATGAATAA
- a CDS encoding YjcZ family sporulation protein, which produces MGEKSCGYGSGFALIVVLFILLIIVGCSCLRF; this is translated from the coding sequence ATGGGTGAAAAATCTTGTGGATACGGTAGCGGTTTCGCTTTAATTGTTGTACTGTTTATTTTATTAATTATTGTTGGTTGTTCTTGCTTACGCTTCTAA
- a CDS encoding DUF309 domain-containing protein: MYSQAYIDYLVHFHGDRDYFECHELLEEHWKKDERGHRNIIWVGLIQIAVSLYHHRRQNFAGAKRTMQKALAILTKEEENIAQLGLNYPSLLKLLRKQLALIDTYQPYKSINLPIEDPALLRACKRRSTDKQLVWLSASNLQNDAIVHRHSTRDRSDVIAERQANLLAKQNNR, encoded by the coding sequence TTGTATTCACAAGCCTATATTGATTATTTAGTTCATTTTCATGGCGACCGGGATTACTTTGAATGTCATGAACTGCTAGAAGAACACTGGAAAAAAGACGAAAGAGGACACCGCAATATTATTTGGGTTGGCCTTATTCAAATTGCTGTTTCACTCTATCATCATCGACGTCAAAATTTCGCCGGAGCCAAAAGAACGATGCAAAAGGCACTGGCAATTTTAACGAAGGAAGAAGAAAACATTGCACAGCTTGGACTTAATTATCCTTCACTGCTTAAACTTCTTCGCAAACAATTAGCTTTAATCGATACCTATCAGCCATATAAAAGCATTAACTTACCTATTGAAGATCCAGCATTATTACGAGCTTGCAAACGAAGAAGCACTGATAAACAGCTTGTCTGGTTATCAGCTTCTAATCTGCAAAATGATGCGATTGTTCATCGTCACAGTACACGAGATCGTTCAGATGTGATTGCGGAAAGACAAGCGAACTTATTGGCAAAACAAAACAACAGGTAG